CGGCACGATCTTCGGCCTGGCGACATCGCTTGGTCTGGGTGTCGCGCCGATTGCCGCCGGCTTGGAGGATCTCGGCTGGCGTCTCGATCATCACACCCAGCTGCGGGCGCGCATGCACATAGCCCTCGACAGCCAGCGCATCGCAAGCCGCGTCGAGATAGGCCCGAGCGGCATCAAGCTCTTCGGGCAGGGTTACAAATGGCAGCATGACCGAGAGCGGCCCGCTGGCGGCAGCCCGCGCAAGCGCGCGGAGCTGGGTGCGGAGCAGCTCGGGCTCGGCCAGCGAGAGGCGGATGCCCCGAAGCCCAAGCGCCGGATTGCCGTCCCGCTGGGCGCCCCGAACCCCGCCAAGCCAAGCCAGCGGTTTGTCGCTGGCCTATTTCTCGTATCGCAAGGGATTGCCCCTTTCGCTGCGCGCGGCTCTCTACCCGGTTCTGAAACACCGGGTCTATGGTCCGTGGGGACATGTCGTTGACCTGATCGGCGTGTTCGGCACGATCTTCGGCCTGGCGACATCGCTTGGTCTGGGTGTCGCGCCGATTGCCGCCGGCTTGGAGGATCTCGGCTGGATGTCGAACACGACAACCAATCATCTGATCCTGATCGGCGCCATCACCATCATGGGCACGGCCTCGGCCGTTTCCGGTGTCGGCAAAGGCGTGCGTATCCTCAGCGAGGTCAATGTCTGGGCCAGTCTGGTGCTGCTGTTGTTGTTCCTGATCCTGGGACCGACCGCCTTCATTCTCGGCATGGTGATCTCCGGTGCAGGCGATTACCTGTGGAACGTCATCCCGATGGGTTTCTGGATCGACAATGAAGTTGACCGTCAATGGCAGAGCTGGTGGACCATCTTCTATTGGGGATGGTGGATCGCTTGGTGTCCGTTTGTCGGCTTGTTCATTGCGCGTATCTCCAAGGGTCGCACGATTCGGCAGTTCTGCTTCTGCGTTCTGCTGGTGCCGACCACGGTCGTCGTGTTGTGGATGGGCGTGTTCGGCGGTGCAGCCTATGGCGTCGACCTGTTCAATGGTGCCGGCGTCGTCGATGCGGTCAATTCGGACTACGCCAGTGGTGTGTTCAGGACTATCGAGGGCTTTGGCGTTTCAAGCCTGGTCACGCCGATCACCATTCTGACGACGGTGCTGCTGATATCGTGGTTCGTGACGTCGTCGGACTCCGGCACCCTCGTCATGTGCACCATGCTGTCCATGGGTGACGAGCATCCGCCGATCAAGTTCCGGCTGTTCTGGGGCATCACGTCCGGTGTCGTCGCCGGTGTGCTGTTGTTGGCAGGTGGCCTGGGCGCGCTTCAAACCGCGTCCATCGTCGCCGGATTGCCGATTGCGGTGATCCTGCTGATGATGGTCTGGGGCGTCTTCCACACGCTCCAGCGTGACTTCCCGTCGCCTGACGTGGAAGACAAGCGGGAGTTGGAGTTCTTGAAACGCTGACACCGCCTTTCTTGGCGTTGGCCGGTTCGTTCCCTCTGGGTTCGGACCGGCCCACGTCGACCCGATAGTGGACAATGGCTGGGGTGAGCAGCGCCCTGGCCATTGCCATTTCAAGGCTCCCTAGAACTGCTAAAGTCAGCGCGTATGACAGTTACGCCGCTGCAAGGATAGAAGCCGGAGCATGACAGACCGCACGAAAGCACGGCAACGCGACAGCGGCCTCACGGACGAACAATCCACGACGCTTCGTCTGCTCGTCGGCCAGATGATCCCAGCTAGCGTCGACTACGGCGTTCCAGGCGCGGACGACCCCGCCATTTTCGGGCGCATCCTGACCGCGACGACAACCGAAGAGACGCGTATCGCAGACGCTCTCGAAACCCTCGACCGGATGGCGATGACCACCCACGGTGCATCATTCAGCGTACTCGACGACAAGGACAGAGCCGGTGTCGCGGCCGCATTCGCCGCATCCGGCTCGCCCGCTGTCCAGATCATCACCGCCGCCACGCTGACAAGCTATTACAGCGATGAACGTGTGATGGCGTCGCTCGGCATCGAAGAGCGGGCGCCTTTCCCCCAAGGCTACGACGTACCGCAGGGAGACTGGTCGTTGCTGGACCCCGTCAAAGGTCGGCCCAAGTTCTTCCGCGAGGCCTAGAGCGGGTCGCGATCCGCCACGGGATTGTGAACCCGGCGGAGCCATGGTTTATGGCCAGCCGCGCCTATATACTTGGCGGGATCGGGGCAACAAGATCAGGAAGGACGGGAGGCCGATTGAGGCATGATGCCGCTTGACGGAATGTCGTGTGTTGCCGGCGATACGAGCGAGCCACTTCGCGAGGCAACGATCCCCGACGTCTTCGCCGACACCGTCGCACGGTTTGGTGATCGCGAGGCCGCAGTGTTCCGCGAGCAAGACAAGCGGCTCACCTATAACCAACTCGCCCAGGAGGTCGATCGCCTGGCTGCCGGCCTTCTGGCGCTGGGCCTTGAGAGGGGTGATCGCATTGGCATCTGGTCGCCCAATCGTTACGAGTGGCTGTTGACCCAGTTTGCGACGGCGCGCATCGGTCTGATCCTGGTCAACATCAACCCGGCCTACCGGCTTTCGGAGCTGGAGTTCGCACTGAACAAGGTTGGCTGCAAGGCGCTGGTGACGGCAGCCGTTTTCAAGTCATCCGACTACCTCGGCATGTTGAACAAATTGGCGCCGGAACTTGCCGATGCCGAGCCCTGCGCGCTCGATGCCGCGAAACTGCCGGCGCTCAAGATCATCATGCGCATGGGCGATGAGATCTCGCCCGGCATGTTGAGCTTCGATGACGTGGTGGCGCGGGGCCGGGATGCCGACAAGGGCGCGTTGGACGCGATCTCCGCGTCCCTAAAGCCGGACGATCCCATCAACATCCAGTTCACCAGCGGCACGACCGGCATGCCGAAGGGCGCCACGCTGACCCACTTCAACATCCTCAACAACGCGCACTTTACGGTGCGCGCGATCGAGTTCACCGAGGTCGACCGGCTGTGCATTCCGGTGCCGCTCTATCACTGCTTCGGTATGGTCATGGGTACGCTGGGATGCGTCACCAAGGGCGCATGCATGGTTTTCCCCGCCGAGGCGTTCGAGCCCGTCTCGACGCTGACGACGATCGCCGAGGAGCGGTGTACGGGCCTTTACGGCGTGCCCACCATGTTTGTCGCCATGCTCGAGGCGCCGGGTTTTGCCGACCTCGATCTGTCGTCGCTCAGAACCGGTATCATGGCGGGTTCGCCATGTCCGATCGAGGTCATGAAAAAGGTCGTGTCCGACATGCACATGAGC
This genomic stretch from Pseudomonadota bacterium harbors:
- a CDS encoding AMP-binding protein, whose protein sequence is MMPLDGMSCVAGDTSEPLREATIPDVFADTVARFGDREAAVFREQDKRLTYNQLAQEVDRLAAGLLALGLERGDRIGIWSPNRYEWLLTQFATARIGLILVNINPAYRLSELEFALNKVGCKALVTAAVFKSSDYLGMLNKLAPELADAEPCALDAAKLPALKIIMRMGDEISPGMLSFDDVVARGRDADKGALDAISASLKPDDPINIQFTSGTTGMPKGATLTHFNILNNAHFTVRAIEFTEVDRLCIPVPLYHCFGMVMGTLGCVTKGACMVFPAEAFEPVSTLTTIAEERCTGLYGVPTMFVAMLEAPGFADLDLSSLRTGIMAGSPCPIEVMKKVVSDMHMSEVTIAYGMTETSPVSLQSATDDPIEKRVSTVGRAHPHVTVKVVDEAGETLPLNQPGELWVHGYSVMRGYWDDEERTREAIVDDGWMRTGDEATVDDEGYCNIVGRVKDMIIRGGENIYPREIEEFLYRHPKIQQVQVFGVPHHKLGEEVCAWIILLPDETATEDDIRAFCQDQIAHFKIPSIIRFVDALPMTVTGKPQKFVMREKMIEELGVVEEATA
- a CDS encoding BCCT family transporter, coding for MPRSPSAGLPSRWAPRTPPSQASGLSLAYFSYRKGLPLSLRAALYPVLKHRVYGPWGHVVDLIGVFGTIFGLATSLGLGVAPIAAGLEDLGWMSNTTTNHLILIGAITIMGTASAVSGVGKGVRILSEVNVWASLVLLLLFLILGPTAFILGMVISGAGDYLWNVIPMGFWIDNEVDRQWQSWWTIFYWGWWIAWCPFVGLFIARISKGRTIRQFCFCVLLVPTTVVVLWMGVFGGAAYGVDLFNGAGVVDAVNSDYASGVFRTIEGFGVSSLVTPITILTTVLLISWFVTSSDSGTLVMCTMLSMGDEHPPIKFRLFWGITSGVVAGVLLLAGGLGALQTASIVAGLPIAVILLMMVWGVFHTLQRDFPSPDVEDKRELEFLKR
- a CDS encoding gluconate 2-dehydrogenase subunit 3 family protein, yielding MTDRTKARQRDSGLTDEQSTTLRLLVGQMIPASVDYGVPGADDPAIFGRILTATTTEETRIADALETLDRMAMTTHGASFSVLDDKDRAGVAAAFAASGSPAVQIITAATLTSYYSDERVMASLGIEERAPFPQGYDVPQGDWSLLDPVKGRPKFFREA
- a CDS encoding putative PEP-binding protein; this encodes MAWLGGVRGAQRDGNPALGLRGIRLSLAEPELLRTQLRALARAAASGPLSVMLPFVTLPEELDAARAYLDAACDALAVEGYVHARPQLGVMIETPAEILQAGGNRRDTQTKRCRQAEDRA